Proteins from a single region of Campylobacter sputorum:
- the pgeF gene encoding peptidoglycan editing factor PgeF — MSIFYGFSDTKGGVSNGNYSSLNLGLHVNDDENLVIQNREIFANKLGFKSVNLVFMNQIHSDNICIIDKMPYQAPTCDAIITNLKNAVLCVMVADCMPVLLFDKSKQIISAVHLGRAGICANLLTKVIQKMIAKFECKIDDLKLIVGPHIQGKCYEIGNLNLETFNKFKKDGNFYMNKALLSEINEIGLKDYKISKTCTHCDKNYFSYRRDKITGRFCGYIYIK; from the coding sequence ATGAGTATATTTTACGGCTTTAGCGATACTAAAGGCGGTGTATCAAATGGAAATTATAGTAGTTTAAATTTAGGACTACATGTAAATGATGACGAAAATTTAGTCATACAAAATAGAGAAATTTTTGCAAATAAATTAGGTTTTAAAAGTGTAAATTTGGTATTTATGAATCAAATTCACTCAGATAATATCTGCATAATAGATAAAATGCCCTACCAAGCTCCAACTTGCGATGCAATAATCACAAATTTAAAAAACGCAGTTTTATGTGTTATGGTAGCAGATTGTATGCCAGTGCTACTATTTGATAAATCAAAACAAATTATATCAGCCGTGCATTTAGGAAGAGCTGGAATTTGTGCAAATTTACTAACAAAAGTAATTCAAAAAATGATAGCTAAATTTGAATGCAAAATAGATGATTTAAAACTAATAGTTGGTCCACATATTCAAGGAAAATGTTATGAAATAGGAAATTTAAATCTTGAAACATTTAATAAATTTAAAAAAGATGGAAATTTTTATATGAATAAAGCGCTACTTAGTGAGATAAACGAAATCGGGCTAAAAGATTATAAGATAAGTAAGACTTGCACACATTGTGATAAAAATTATTTTTCATATAGAAGAGATAAAATAACAGGAAGATTTTGTGGGTATATTTATATAAAATAA
- the rpsO gene encoding 30S ribosomal protein S15 encodes MALDSATKAEIVAKFARKSGDTGSPEVQIALLTKRISDLTEHLKIYKKDFSSRLGLLKMVGQRKRLMKYFKSKDYNAYIKLIEELGLKDK; translated from the coding sequence ATGGCTTTGGATTCGGCTACAAAAGCAGAAATAGTTGCAAAATTTGCTAGAAAAAGTGGTGATACAGGTTCACCAGAAGTTCAAATCGCACTTCTTACAAAAAGGATAAGTGATTTAACCGAGCATTTGAAAATTTATAAAAAAGATTTCAGTTCTCGCCTTGGTCTTTTAAAAATGGTAGGACAAAGAAAGCGTCTTATGAAATATTTTAAAAGTAAAGATTATAATGCTTATATTAAACTTATTGAAGAATTAGGTTTAAAAGACAAATAA
- a CDS encoding RrF2 family transcriptional regulator — MLFTKASEYALLSLILLAKSNNPKDVENISKELNISKSFLAKILQNLAKNGVLKSTRGINGGFSLAKDPKQITIASIIEYVEKRPTNVFECSGDIENCHNQNGDICTIWPIFSKLQNIVDDFLKKITLKDIMQK, encoded by the coding sequence ATGCTTTTTACAAAGGCTAGCGAATATGCACTTTTATCTTTGATTTTACTTGCAAAATCAAATAATCCAAAAGATGTAGAAAATATATCAAAAGAATTAAATATATCAAAAAGTTTTTTAGCAAAAATTTTACAAAATCTTGCAAAAAATGGTGTTTTAAAATCTACTCGTGGAATAAATGGCGGTTTTTCACTAGCTAAAGATCCAAAACAAATAACAATAGCAAGCATTATAGAGTATGTGGAAAAACGCCCTACAAATGTTTTTGAATGTTCTGGAGATATAGAAAATTGTCATAATCAAAATGGTGATATTTGCACTATTTGGCCTATTTTTAGCAAACTTCAAAACATTGTAGATGATTTTTTAAAAAAAATAACATTAAAAGATATTATGCAAAAGTAG
- the flhA gene encoding flagellar biosynthesis protein FlhA — protein sequence MKSLSIVALIISIIAIIIVPLPSIVLDFFLALSISLSVLIIFISIYIPKPTDLTTFPTLILLITLFRLSLNIATTRMILSEGHKGPDTVSEIISSFGQFVVGGNYVIGIIVFTILVLINFMVVTKGSTRVSEVQARFTLDAMPGKQMAIDADLNAGLIDEQTARKRRQEIIGEANFYGAMDGSSKFIKGDAVAGIIITIVNIVGGFLIGTFQHDLTMADAASTYTILTIGDGLVSQIPGLITSTATAIIITRASKDDDNFAEGVLKQLLGEYRTMFIVGFILVIFALVPGLPTFSLGFIGCIFLGMGYLMRRSKGEAPLLLTPKKKEEMKQKAQQEEATTKPPKKSEEEIAKEEEKRINDILKLEILELDLGYGLLKLADSDLIERIRSMRRNIANDLGFLMPKIRIRDNLQLPPNVYNFKLKGIVIGSSEVYPDKFMAMSDGMVSEEIEGIPTKEPAFGYDALWIDASAKEDAMVKGYIPIEPAAVISTHMSELVRQNASELLTRQETQNILDKLKEDYPVLVDDTLRVASVGLIQKILKALLKDNIPIKDMLSILEAIGDMAEYTKNLDMLIEYVRKSLSRVITSMYSDENGQLNFYILNSADQQKLIDALQLKDGSYNLMLNVAQTSAVVTALRDQRDKKPITQNNMVLCVESSIRKFISDICSQFGIDIVVLSFAEISPNTPFETLGVINIENL from the coding sequence ATGAAAAGCCTTTCTATAGTTGCTTTAATCATATCAATTATAGCAATCATCATAGTTCCACTTCCAAGTATAGTGCTTGATTTTTTCCTAGCACTTTCCATATCTTTATCAGTTTTGATTATATTTATTTCGATTTATATACCAAAACCAACCGATCTTACTACATTTCCAACACTTATACTTCTTATAACACTTTTTAGACTCTCTTTGAATATCGCTACAACTAGAATGATATTAAGTGAGGGGCATAAGGGTCCAGATACCGTAAGCGAGATTATCTCGAGTTTTGGACAATTTGTAGTTGGTGGAAATTATGTAATTGGTATCATAGTTTTTACGATACTTGTGCTTATAAATTTTATGGTTGTAACAAAAGGATCGACCAGGGTTAGTGAAGTTCAAGCAAGATTTACACTTGATGCAATGCCTGGAAAACAGATGGCAATAGATGCAGATCTAAATGCCGGTTTGATAGACGAACAAACAGCTAGAAAAAGAAGACAAGAAATTATAGGGGAAGCAAACTTTTATGGAGCAATGGATGGTTCTAGTAAATTTATAAAAGGCGATGCAGTTGCTGGTATCATCATCACTATAGTAAATATAGTTGGTGGTTTTTTGATAGGAACTTTTCAACATGACTTAACTATGGCTGATGCTGCATCAACATATACGATACTAACAATAGGAGATGGACTAGTAAGCCAAATTCCTGGTCTTATCACTTCAACGGCTACTGCTATTATCATAACAAGAGCCAGCAAAGATGATGATAATTTTGCAGAAGGTGTTTTAAAACAACTTCTTGGCGAGTATAGAACTATGTTTATAGTTGGCTTTATACTAGTCATTTTTGCACTAGTTCCAGGACTTCCAACATTTTCTTTGGGTTTCATTGGGTGTATTTTCCTTGGAATGGGATATTTGATGAGAAGATCAAAAGGCGAAGCTCCACTTTTGCTAACACCTAAGAAAAAAGAAGAAATGAAGCAAAAAGCACAACAAGAAGAAGCAACTACAAAACCACCTAAAAAAAGCGAAGAAGAGATAGCAAAAGAAGAAGAAAAACGCATAAACGATATACTAAAATTAGAAATTTTAGAACTTGATTTAGGATATGGACTACTTAAATTAGCAGATAGCGATCTTATAGAAAGAATTAGATCTATGAGAAGAAATATAGCAAATGATCTTGGATTTTTGATGCCGAAAATCCGTATCAGAGATAATTTACAACTTCCGCCAAATGTTTATAATTTCAAATTAAAAGGTATAGTTATAGGAAGTAGCGAAGTTTATCCTGATAAATTTATGGCAATGAGCGATGGGATGGTAAGCGAAGAAATAGAAGGAATTCCTACAAAAGAACCTGCTTTTGGATATGACGCGCTTTGGATAGATGCTAGTGCTAAAGAAGATGCAATGGTAAAAGGATATATACCAATAGAACCAGCAGCAGTTATATCAACCCATATGAGCGAACTTGTAAGACAAAACGCATCTGAGCTTTTAACAAGGCAAGAAACTCAAAATATCTTAGATAAATTAAAAGAAGATTATCCAGTTCTTGTAGATGATACACTAAGGGTTGCAAGTGTTGGATTGATACAAAAAATCCTAAAAGCTCTTTTAAAAGACAATATTCCTATAAAAGATATGTTAAGTATACTTGAAGCTATCGGAGATATGGCAGAATACACTAAAAATCTCGATATGTTAATAGAATATGTTAGAAAATCTCTTTCAAGAGTTATAACATCAATGTATAGCGATGAAAACGGGCAGCTAAATTTCTACATACTAAACTCTGCAGATCAACAAAAACTTATAGATGCTCTTCAGCTAAAAGACGGAAGTTATAATCTAATGCTAAATGTAGCACAAACTAGTGCCGTAGTAACAGCTCTTAGAGATCAAAGAGATAAAAAACCTATAACCCAAAACAATATGGTACTTTGTGTAGAATCTTCTATAAGAAAATTTATCTCAGATATCTGTTCTCAGTTTGGCATAGATATAGTTGTGCTTAGCTTTGCCGAAATTTCGCCAAATACACCTTTTGAAACTCTTGGTGTGATAAATATAGAAAACTTATAA
- a CDS encoding DHH family phosphoesterase, with protein MKFFHLSHTDLDGYSAQIVTKAYFDNITFFNSNYGKEIDEKFNQIVNLLDDEKSIILITDLNLTPKQCEDFENLIKDKNTKLFLLDHHQSGLECSQKFKWYYLDNSRCATLITYDFFASIYGQKENLREYCKMVNAVDIWLKDDKYFEFGKVCLNLVANSKEINKVMFQDKSNEYIFFLLRKANEYMWSQNAHINLDDDTHKIKKEYFFDTTNDTLSNMISNFIVKNLSNQKEKFIINYREFKGILTHNIGNTSVIGNDFLVTNPEFDFFMDVSSKKTISLRANNKIDVSAMAAELFNGGGHKNASGGLFAAFKDSFDYENIKNQIKDHILKKTTQNKEEK; from the coding sequence ATGAAATTTTTTCACCTCTCACATACAGATTTAGATGGCTACTCAGCACAAATTGTAACAAAAGCTTACTTTGATAATATTACATTTTTTAACTCAAATTATGGAAAAGAAATAGATGAGAAATTTAATCAAATTGTAAATTTACTTGATGATGAAAAATCTATAATTTTAATTACTGATTTAAATTTAACGCCTAAACAATGCGAAGATTTTGAAAATTTAATAAAAGATAAAAATACAAAGCTTTTTTTACTAGATCATCATCAAAGTGGTTTAGAATGCTCGCAGAAATTTAAGTGGTATTATCTTGACAACTCCAGATGTGCAACTCTTATAACATATGATTTTTTTGCATCTATATATGGACAAAAAGAAAACTTACGCGAGTATTGCAAAATGGTAAATGCAGTTGATATATGGTTAAAAGATGATAAATATTTTGAGTTTGGAAAAGTATGTTTAAACCTTGTAGCAAATTCAAAAGAGATAAATAAAGTTATGTTTCAAGACAAATCAAACGAATATATATTTTTCTTACTACGAAAAGCAAATGAATATATGTGGTCACAAAATGCACATATAAATTTAGATGATGATACACACAAAATAAAAAAAGAGTATTTTTTTGATACAACAAATGATACTCTTAGCAATATGATTTCAAATTTCATAGTAAAAAATCTTTCAAATCAAAAAGAGAAATTTATTATAAATTACAGAGAATTTAAAGGCATATTAACGCATAATATCGGAAATACTTCTGTTATAGGAAATGACTTTTTAGTAACAAATCCGGAATTTGATTTTTTTATGGATGTAAGCTCTAAAAAAACAATAAGTCTAAGAGCAAATAATAAAATAGATGTAAGTGCAATGGCGGCTGAACTTTTTAACGGAGGCGGCCATAAAAACGCAAGCGGTGGTTTATTTGCGGCTTTTAAAGATAGTTTTGATTATGAAAATATAAAAAATCAAATAAAAGATCACATTTTAAAAAAAACTACTCAAAATAAGGAAGAAAAATGA
- a CDS encoding Arm DNA-binding domain-containing protein yields the protein MSNNLYIRVYPTSSKKFYYLYRNSYNKQRKIAIGNYDEVTLADARQKITELITLRENGIDDVKTHLDSEASIAKEELSNTFEKIYNEFADKR from the coding sequence TTGAGCAACAATCTCTACATTAGAGTGTATCCAACAAGCTCTAAGAAATTTTACTATCTTTATAGAAACTCTTACAACAAACAAAGAAAAATTGCTATCGGCAACTATGATGAGGTAACTTTAGCTGATGCAAGACAAAAAATTACCGAACTTATCACTCTTAGAGAAAATGGTATAGACGATGTAAAAACTCATCTAGATAGTGAAGCATCCATTGCAAAAGAAGAACTCAGTAATACTTTTGAAAAAATTTACAATGAATTTGCAGATAAAAGATGA
- a CDS encoding AAA family ATPase, whose product MGKTTALAQLTSKNKGSLYLSLDNMEFSNDITTIIEEFVLNGGKYLYLDEIHKDKDISGVLKFAYDNFKDLNIVATSSSALEILKSSHDLSRRAIIYKMHGMSFREYLRLFYGINIIPFSLDAVLTTHQDITSDVVESLKEKELYTTKLFKEYLKFGYYLYYKELSNEIVFFQTLRQSIEATIYRDLLSVYPNPSGNTARKLKLLLHAISENAPTLQTILI is encoded by the coding sequence ATCGGTAAAACAACCGCTCTTGCTCAGCTTACAAGCAAAAATAAAGGAAGTCTCTATCTAAGTTTAGATAATATGGAATTTTCAAACGATATCACAACAATAATTGAAGAGTTTGTTTTAAATGGCGGAAAATATCTCTACCTTGATGAAATTCATAAAGACAAAGATATATCTGGAGTGCTTAAATTTGCCTATGATAATTTTAAGGATTTAAATATCGTAGCAACTAGCTCATCAGCTTTGGAAATTCTTAAAAGTTCGCATGATTTAAGCAGAAGAGCTATTATTTATAAAATGCATGGGATGAGTTTTAGGGAGTATTTAAGACTTTTTTACGGTATTAACATCATTCCTTTTAGCTTAGATGCTGTCTTAACCACTCATCAAGATATTACTAGTGATGTTGTGGAGAGCTTAAAAGAAAAAGAGTTATATACAACTAAGCTTTTTAAAGAGTATTTGAAATTTGGATACTACCTATACTATAAAGAGTTGTCAAATGAAATAGTCTTTTTTCAAACCCTAAGGCAAAGTATAGAAGCAACTATTTATAGAGATTTACTTAGCGTATATCCAAACCCAAGTGGCAACACAGCTAGAAAGCTAAAGCTACTACTTCACGCAATTAGTGAAAATGCTCCTACTCTCCAAACTATACTGATTTAA
- a CDS encoding DUF4007 family protein has product MSKFKVSFSGHDKFDCKIDWISRGLEAFSKNSKLFEISEFENSVAKLGLGVNMVKSLRHWMKNLELIDGNDLTYLGKTILENDPYIENTDILWILHWNLVKSKEKSTLYYLFFNKLYLFKFSKEELLNSIIEWLKINKYSLSTNTIKSDIDVFLRMYSSSKESNFGLFKELNILDENRGFYNLNISLATHISDSVFLYILVDYLNSFKNANPSISIDDLQKGEISIQKSLCMNENSFFIKINNLEKITNGKLFYSEASGIRQIYIQEKLELKKILNDILK; this is encoded by the coding sequence GTGTCAAAATTTAAAGTATCTTTTTCTGGTCATGATAAATTTGATTGTAAGATAGACTGGATTTCAAGGGGACTTGAAGCGTTTAGTAAAAATAGCAAATTATTTGAAATTTCAGAGTTTGAAAACTCGGTTGCAAAATTGGGATTAGGTGTCAATATGGTAAAATCCTTGCGACACTGGATGAAAAATTTGGAGCTTATAGACGGCAATGATTTAACATATTTAGGTAAAACAATTTTAGAAAATGATCCATATATAGAAAATACAGATATTTTGTGGATTCTACACTGGAATTTGGTAAAAAGCAAAGAAAAATCGACTCTATACTATCTATTTTTTAACAAACTATATCTTTTTAAATTTTCAAAGGAAGAATTATTAAATAGTATTATCGAATGGCTAAAAATTAATAAATACAGCTTATCCACAAATACCATTAAATCAGACATAGATGTTTTCTTAAGAATGTATAGCAGTTCAAAAGAGAGTAATTTTGGTTTGTTTAAAGAGTTAAATATCTTAGATGAAAATCGCGGTTTTTATAATTTAAACATTAGCTTAGCTACACATATAAGCGATAGTGTGTTTTTGTATATTTTAGTTGATTATTTAAACAGTTTTAAAAATGCCAACCCATCTATATCTATAGATGATTTGCAAAAAGGCGAGATAAGCATCCAAAAAAGCCTATGCATGAATGAAAATAGTTTTTTTATAAAAATAAATAATTTGGAAAAAATAACTAATGGCAAACTGTTTTACTCTGAAGCTTCGGGGATTAGGCAAATTTACATTCAAGAAAAGCTTGAACTTAAAAAAATATTAAATGATATATTAAAGTGA
- a CDS encoding phosphoadenosine phosphosulfate reductase family protein, translating into MNKELHVVSISGGKDSAALAIYLKNKYPNIKFEYLFFDTGEELQDTYDYLRDLENLAGIEVQRLKPKKSFKELLMEHNDFLPSPMERWCTRKMKLETFLNKMKEYSEYQIYNYIGIRADENRDGLVPTQENITTVMPFKDDGITLDDVKRILNDIGLGLPKYYDAIYDEKYDIEYFRSRSGCYFCFFMRQIEWVWLYEQRPKEFKKAMEFEKDGYSWIKGMPLSELIKPENIDKIKKSYKRMEEIRKNQPIKNGTMMQEMEFISKHDKMIYDIEKDKLCTMCTL; encoded by the coding sequence ATGAATAAAGAGTTACATGTAGTATCAATTTCTGGCGGAAAAGATAGTGCTGCATTAGCAATATATCTAAAAAATAAATACCCAAATATTAAATTTGAATATCTATTTTTTGACACAGGCGAAGAACTTCAAGATACATATGATTATTTAAGGGATTTAGAAAATTTAGCTGGTATTGAAGTTCAAAGATTAAAACCTAAAAAATCATTTAAAGAGCTACTGATGGAGCATAATGATTTTTTGCCTTCACCTATGGAGAGATGGTGCACAAGAAAGATGAAGCTAGAAACATTTTTAAATAAGATGAAAGAATATAGTGAGTATCAAATTTACAACTATATAGGCATAAGGGCTGATGAAAATAGAGATGGATTAGTGCCAACCCAGGAAAATATCACAACTGTTATGCCTTTTAAAGATGATGGTATAACGCTTGATGATGTAAAAAGGATTTTGAATGATATAGGGCTTGGACTACCAAAATATTATGATGCAATATATGATGAAAAATATGATATAGAATATTTTAGAAGTAGGTCTGGGTGTTATTTTTGTTTTTTTATGAGACAGATAGAGTGGGTTTGGCTGTACGAACAAAGACCAAAGGAGTTTAAAAAAGCTATGGAATTTGAAAAAGATGGATATAGCTGGATAAAAGGTATGCCACTTTCTGAACTTATAAAACCAGAAAATATTGATAAAATTAAAAAATCTTATAAAAGAATGGAAGAAATAAGAAAAAATCAACCTATAAAAAATGGAACTATGATGCAAGAAATGGAGTTTATATCAAAACATGATAAGATGATTTATGATATAGAAAAAGATAAACTTTGTACGATGTGTACGCTATGA